The Bradyrhizobium sp. B097 genome contains the following window.
TCCGGAGATGATGATGCCTTTCGATTTGATTCTGCGCGGCGGACGGGTGATCGACCCGTCGCAAAAGCTCGATGCGGTGACGGATGTCGCCTTTGCCGGCGGCAAGGTCGCGGCGGTCGGCCGGGAGCTGAAGGCCGATCCCGCAACCGAGGTCCGCGATGTCTCCGGGCTGATCGTCTCGCCGGGGATCATCGACCTGCACACCCATGTCTATTGGGGCGGCACCTCGCTCGGCATCGACGCGGAGGAGTTTTGCCGCAGCTCCGGCGTCACCACCTCGGTCGATACCGGCAGCGCCGGCCCCGGTAATTTCGCGGGCTTCCGCAAGCATGTGATCGAGCCGAGCCAGGTCCGCATCCTCGCCTATCTGCATGTCTCGCATGCCGGCATCTTCGGCTTCTCCGATCGCGTGATGGTCGGCGAGAGCGAGGAGTTGCGGCTGATGAATCCGGTCGAGGCGGCGCGCGTGGCGGACGAGAACCGCGACCTCATCGTCGGCATCAAGGTGCGGGTCGGCCTGCACGCCTCGGGCACTTCGGGGCTGGTGCCGCTCGAGATCGCGCTCGAGGTTGCGGAGCAGGTCGGCATGCCCTTGATGGCGCATATCGATCACCCGCCGCCGAGCTATGAGGAGGTGCTCGCGCGCCTGCGACCGGGCGATGTGCTGACCCATGCGTTCCGTCCGTTCCCCAACACGCCCGCGACCGCGCAGGGCACGGTGAAGAAGGTGGTGCTGGAGGCGCGCGAGCGCGGCGTGCTGTTCGACATCGGCCACGGCAAGGGCTCATTCGCCTTCAAGACCGCGCGCGCGATGCTCGCCAACGGCTTCTATCCCGACACCATCTCCTCCGACATCCATCAGCTCTGCATCGACGGTCCGGCCTTCGACCAGGTGACGACGATGTCGAAATTCCTCTGCATGGGGATGTCGCTGCCGGACGTGATCGCCGCGTCCACCGTCAACGCCGCGATGGCGCTGAGGCGGCCGGAGCTTGGCAGCCTCAAGCCGGGCAGTGTCGGCGACGCCACGCTGGTCTCGATCAGGGAAGGGCAGTTCGATTATGTCGACGTGGTCGGCGAACATCTGACGGGCGATCGCAAGATCGCATCCGAAGGCGTCGTGATCGGCGGACGCTGGTGGCATCCGAGGTAGCGCGCGTCCTCACAAAGCCCGCGAGCGCTTTGCCTTCATAAAGGCGACATGGAAGCCGGTGTGAACAAATGCCGGCTAGGGGCCAATAGCGGACATCCCGCACACTTTCCAATTGCTTGAAAGTGCGGTCATATGGCGCCCAGTGACACCTCGGACGTTTGACACTTGGCGTCTCGGGGCGAGGTTGTCCGCTTGCACGGGGGGAGAACGCGCGTGAAGGATCTCGCTGGAAAGACCGCGTTCGTGACCGGTGCAGCGTCAGGCATTGGACTGGGGATCGCGACCGCCTTCGCCCAAGCGGGGGCGAAAGTCATGCTTTGCGACATTGATGAAGCGGCTCTGTCCGCAGCGCTCAAGCAACTGAGGCTCACCAACGTCGATGTCGACGGCGTGAAAGCGGACGTTTCACTCAAAGCCGAACTCGCCGCCGCCGCCGAAGCCACGACTGCCCGCTACGGCAAGGTGCATATCCTCGTCAACAACGCGGGCGTCGGCGGCGGTGGGCCCTATGGCGCCTGGACCGACGCGGCATGGGATTGGACCATGGGCGTCAACCTGATGGCGACCATTTGGGGGATCGAGATTTTCGGCCCGTTGATCGAGCAGCATCGCGAGGGCGGACACATCGTCTCCACAGCCTCGATCGCTGGCCTTATTTCAGGGGAGAGCAATGCATACAACGTCTCGAAATATGGCGTTGTCGCGCTGTCCGAGGGCCTGCGGGGTGAACTCGCGCCCCGCGGGATTGGCGTATCGGTGCTGTGTCCAGGGTTCATTCGCACTCAAATCGTGGACTCAAGACGCAATCTCCCCAAGCGCTTCGAGGGGGCGGTCCGTACCTTGCCGACTTCGGGCCCACGTGCCCTGCAGATCAATATGGTCCGGGCACGCATCTCTCAGGGCATAGAACCCAACTATGTCGGTGAACTCGTCCGCGAGGGCATCGAAAACGACTGGCCATATATCTTCACCGACCTCGAATTTGAGCCGATGATCGAAGCGCGCTTTGCTGCAATCAAGCAAGGCTTTGACCACATCCGCGGGCGCACCCCGAAACGTTGAGCACGCAGGCACGGTGAAGAAGGTGGCGCGTGAGCGCGGCGTGCTGACGATCGTCTCCGAAGGCATCGTGATCGGCGGACGCTGGTGGTATCCGAGATAGGGCGCCTGTTCATAAAACCAGTGTCCGCTTTGCGCCAAAAAGGCGACATCGAAGCCGGTCCGAGCGAATGTCGGCTATGGGCCCAGCTCCGGACATTCCTAGGTGGCGCAGTCGCCGCCTCCGGGCAGTATGCCCATCGGGCCTTTGAAGCCACCTGTTTCTCTGGCGCGTCAGGTGGCGTAGAATGCAGTTGCCCTTGAAGCGGGACGTGCCGAAATCGCCGTTAGGGGCGAACGAGCAGCATTGGTGCCATCGGCAGGCACGCGCTCTTGAGAGACCGGCTCTTTTTCCGGTTTCGCACCACCATTCGCACTACCATTCACCACGAAGTGTACACGCCGCTTCTGC
Protein-coding sequences here:
- a CDS encoding amidohydrolase/deacetylase family metallohydrolase, which gives rise to MPFDLILRGGRVIDPSQKLDAVTDVAFAGGKVAAVGRELKADPATEVRDVSGLIVSPGIIDLHTHVYWGGTSLGIDAEEFCRSSGVTTSVDTGSAGPGNFAGFRKHVIEPSQVRILAYLHVSHAGIFGFSDRVMVGESEELRLMNPVEAARVADENRDLIVGIKVRVGLHASGTSGLVPLEIALEVAEQVGMPLMAHIDHPPPSYEEVLARLRPGDVLTHAFRPFPNTPATAQGTVKKVVLEARERGVLFDIGHGKGSFAFKTARAMLANGFYPDTISSDIHQLCIDGPAFDQVTTMSKFLCMGMSLPDVIAASTVNAAMALRRPELGSLKPGSVGDATLVSIREGQFDYVDVVGEHLTGDRKIASEGVVIGGRWWHPR
- a CDS encoding SDR family NAD(P)-dependent oxidoreductase, yielding MKDLAGKTAFVTGAASGIGLGIATAFAQAGAKVMLCDIDEAALSAALKQLRLTNVDVDGVKADVSLKAELAAAAEATTARYGKVHILVNNAGVGGGGPYGAWTDAAWDWTMGVNLMATIWGIEIFGPLIEQHREGGHIVSTASIAGLISGESNAYNVSKYGVVALSEGLRGELAPRGIGVSVLCPGFIRTQIVDSRRNLPKRFEGAVRTLPTSGPRALQINMVRARISQGIEPNYVGELVREGIENDWPYIFTDLEFEPMIEARFAAIKQGFDHIRGRTPKR